Within the Kineococcus mangrovi genome, the region GCGCCAGTCGTCCCCGCCGACCGCACGGGCCGCCTCCTCGGGGTCGACCGTCCCGGACCTCCCGCGTTCGGCCAGGAGGCGGCGCAGGGCCACCTCGAGCGCGGCGTCGACGGCGCCGGAGGACTTCGCCCTCCGGCGGCAGGCGTCGGAGCAGTGCTTCACGCCGTCCCAGTCGCGCTCCCACTTCTTGCGCCACGTGATGGTGCGCCCGCACACGGCGCAG harbors:
- a CDS encoding DUF3253 domain-containing protein encodes the protein MVTTGRRGGVVRVSRRGELPTKDCAVCGRTITWRKKWERDWDGVKHCSDACRRRAKSSGAVDAALEVALRRLLAERGRSGTVDPEEAARAVGGDDWRDLGEPARSAARRLVAAGEAEITQGGRVVDPSTAKGPIRVRRR